A single region of the Candidatus Binataceae bacterium genome encodes:
- a CDS encoding ATP-binding cassette domain-containing protein — protein sequence MEPDSAAIETRELTKRFGSFTAVNKVSFAVATGEVFGLLGPNGAGKTTLVRMLTTLLPPTEGKCFVAGIDVARHAHQVRQRIGVIPQALTSDLDLTGWENIDIYGEFFGLSRKERRIRGQRLIEMVGLKERQRDLVATYSGGMRRRLEIARGLIHSPQVLFLDEPTIGLDPQSRRAVWDLLETLRKESEITISLTTHYMDEAESLCDRIAIVDGGKIIALDSPQGLKSVVPGSDRIDLEVEHDVEKIATMLEAQTYLRGVTRDGGNRLILATDDGGHAIPRVLDQVEAAGDRVTSITIHKLSLEDVFIHFTGRTLRDEAAKKVSLLVGAGMPQQR from the coding sequence ATGGAACCCGACTCAGCCGCAATTGAAACCCGCGAACTGACCAAGCGCTTCGGCTCCTTCACCGCCGTCAACAAGGTCAGCTTCGCGGTCGCGACGGGCGAAGTGTTCGGCCTGCTCGGACCCAACGGCGCGGGCAAGACGACGCTGGTGCGGATGCTCACGACGCTGCTGCCGCCGACCGAGGGCAAATGCTTCGTCGCCGGAATCGACGTCGCGCGTCATGCGCACCAGGTGCGCCAGCGAATCGGCGTAATCCCGCAGGCGCTGACCTCCGACCTCGATCTCACCGGATGGGAGAATATCGACATCTATGGCGAGTTCTTCGGGCTATCGCGCAAGGAGCGGCGAATCCGCGGACAACGCCTGATCGAGATGGTCGGGCTCAAGGAACGGCAGAGGGATCTGGTCGCAACCTACTCTGGCGGAATGCGCCGGCGGCTTGAGATCGCACGCGGCCTGATTCATTCCCCCCAAGTGCTGTTTCTCGACGAGCCCACCATCGGACTCGACCCGCAAAGCCGCCGCGCGGTGTGGGATCTGCTCGAAACGCTGCGCAAGGAAAGCGAGATCACGATTTCGCTCACAACCCACTACATGGACGAAGCCGAGTCGCTTTGCGATCGAATCGCGATCGTCGATGGCGGCAAAATAATCGCGCTCGATTCGCCGCAGGGCCTGAAATCCGTCGTGCCAGGATCGGACCGGATCGATCTCGAAGTCGAGCACGACGTCGAAAAAATTGCGACGATGCTCGAAGCGCAGACATATCTGCGCGGCGTGACCCGCGACGGCGGCAACCGCCTCATCCTCGCGACCGATGACGGCGGCCATGCGATCCCGCGCGTGCTCGACCAGGTCGAAGCCGCGGGCGATCGCGTCACCTCGATCACGATTCACAAATTGTCACTCGAAGACGTGTTCATCCATTTCACCGGCCGCACCTTGCGCGACGAGGCCGCGAAAAAGGTCAGCCTGCTGGTCGGCGCCGGGATGCCGCAGCAGCGATGA
- a CDS encoding DUF885 domain-containing protein, producing the protein MRTLKAALLILVMLVAFALPIAPAQSQPAPVASSDAQFNRDVKEFIDSELKLFPERATELGDHRFDTRVDDESRQGIAAVISHATHWKKEFSDVSPAGLTPAEATDREWLLAQIDGELLWNQQVKSYERDPGMYMPTSGVYSLIQRNFAPAAVRMRAVTAREKAALANLAAAKSNLKPERVPPIAIDIELMQLPATIAFFRKDLVEAFASVPEGKDKESFIKATSALTATIEGYGKWLKDDLRPHARGDYAIGADAFSKMLADDDMVTTPLDKLEQIGQDEMHRLQKQFVATAKLIDANRTPSEVAAAMATQHPEPSQVIPSVNAGLAAIREYVVSHHIARIPSMVPPIVAETPPFMRATTFASMDSPGPFEKTSEAYFYVTLPDPSWPKEKQEQLLAFYSPPTISDTSVHEVYPGHYVQFLNNRLNPDLVRKIYASGADVEGWALYCEQMMLDEGLHRGDPHFRLAQLQMALMRACRYLVGIRMHTHGMTVAQATAFFEQSAYQTHHNAEVEALRGTGDPGYLRYQLGKLMILKLREDLQRQEGAAFDLGKFHDAFLAEGALPVPLIRRAMLGENAGPAL; encoded by the coding sequence CGATCGCGCCGGCCCAATCACAACCTGCGCCTGTCGCGTCCTCTGACGCGCAGTTCAATCGCGACGTCAAAGAGTTTATCGATTCGGAGCTGAAGCTCTTCCCCGAGCGTGCGACTGAGCTCGGCGACCATCGCTTCGACACTCGCGTTGACGATGAATCGAGGCAAGGCATCGCAGCCGTAATTTCGCATGCGACGCATTGGAAGAAGGAATTCAGCGATGTCAGTCCCGCGGGCCTCACCCCGGCTGAAGCCACGGACCGCGAATGGCTTCTGGCGCAGATCGATGGCGAGCTGCTTTGGAACCAGCAGGTCAAGTCGTACGAGCGCGATCCAGGGATGTATATGCCGACCTCCGGCGTTTACTCCCTGATTCAGCGCAACTTCGCGCCGGCCGCTGTCAGGATGCGCGCGGTGACGGCGCGCGAGAAGGCCGCGCTCGCCAACCTCGCCGCCGCGAAATCGAACCTCAAGCCCGAGCGCGTGCCGCCGATCGCGATTGACATCGAGTTGATGCAACTGCCGGCGACGATCGCATTTTTTCGCAAGGACCTGGTGGAAGCATTCGCATCGGTGCCTGAGGGCAAGGACAAGGAATCCTTTATAAAGGCGACTTCGGCGCTGACCGCCACGATCGAAGGTTACGGCAAGTGGCTCAAGGACGATCTTCGCCCGCACGCGAGGGGCGACTATGCGATCGGCGCGGACGCGTTCAGCAAGATGCTCGCCGACGACGACATGGTTACGACTCCGCTCGATAAGCTCGAGCAAATCGGCCAGGACGAGATGCATCGTTTACAGAAGCAGTTCGTCGCGACCGCGAAGTTGATCGATGCGAACCGCACGCCGAGCGAGGTTGCCGCTGCGATGGCGACTCAGCATCCCGAGCCGTCGCAGGTGATTCCGTCCGTCAACGCCGGCCTCGCCGCGATTCGCGAGTATGTCGTCAGCCACCACATCGCCAGGATTCCGTCGATGGTGCCGCCGATCGTTGCCGAGACGCCGCCTTTCATGCGCGCAACGACCTTTGCCTCGATGGATTCGCCGGGGCCGTTCGAGAAAACCAGCGAGGCATATTTCTACGTGACGCTGCCCGATCCGTCGTGGCCAAAGGAAAAGCAGGAGCAACTCCTCGCGTTCTACTCGCCGCCGACGATTTCCGACACTTCAGTGCACGAGGTCTATCCGGGCCACTACGTGCAGTTTCTCAACAACCGTCTGAATCCGGATCTGGTGCGCAAGATTTATGCCTCGGGCGCCGATGTCGAAGGATGGGCGCTCTACTGCGAGCAGATGATGCTCGACGAGGGGCTGCACCGCGGCGATCCGCACTTCCGATTGGCGCAGTTGCAGATGGCGCTAATGCGAGCGTGCCGGTACCTGGTCGGCATAAGGATGCATACGCACGGAATGACGGTGGCACAAGCGACGGCGTTCTTCGAGCAGAGCGCCTACCAGACTCATCACAACGCCGAGGTCGAGGCGCTACGCGGCACCGGCGATCCCGGCTATTTGCGCTATCAACTCGGTAAGCTGATGATCTTGAAGCTGCGCGAGGACCTGCAGCGACAGGAGGGTGCGGCGTTCGACCTCGGCAAGTTCCACGACGCATTCCTTGCCGAAGGCGCCCTGCCCGTCCCGCTAATCCGCCGCGCGATGCTTGGCGAAAACGCCGGCCCAGCGCTTTAG
- a CDS encoding efflux RND transporter periplasmic adaptor subunit yields the protein MRALIRRLIRLGILAAIIFGIYYFGSRYLWPPPDRSHIDVVGMIEAPEVNITTRIGGRIQTLDLLEGDHVSKGQVVCTIEDIDIRNQYIKAKADLAHAEADLAQAKRNLGRNAKLYSENIVSTQTRDDSVTAVQQDEANVLSGQANVKFYADQLNDTQIKSPVDGVIVSKALEVGEWVTPGTPILTVDDLSTIWARVDVEETDLGSLYVGKTAQVRLPTNPPETFTGRIMAIGQEGEFATERDVRRGRQDIRTFYVKVQVLQPGGELKPGMTAEVTFQRGDGTRLSRN from the coding sequence ATGCGGGCACTGATACGGCGACTGATCCGGCTGGGAATCCTGGCCGCGATCATCTTCGGCATCTACTATTTCGGCAGTCGCTACCTGTGGCCGCCGCCCGATCGCAGCCATATCGACGTGGTCGGCATGATCGAGGCGCCCGAGGTCAATATCACCACCCGTATCGGCGGACGAATCCAGACCCTCGACCTGCTCGAGGGCGACCACGTCAGCAAGGGCCAGGTCGTCTGCACGATCGAGGATATCGACATCCGCAATCAGTACATCAAGGCCAAGGCCGACCTCGCTCACGCCGAGGCGGACCTCGCCCAGGCCAAGCGCAATCTCGGGCGCAACGCGAAGCTCTACTCCGAGAATATCGTCTCGACGCAGACCCGTGACGATTCCGTCACTGCCGTGCAGCAGGACGAGGCCAACGTGCTCAGCGGGCAGGCCAACGTGAAGTTCTATGCCGATCAGCTCAACGACACGCAGATCAAATCGCCCGTCGATGGAGTGATTGTGAGCAAGGCGCTCGAAGTCGGCGAATGGGTTACGCCCGGCACGCCGATCCTCACCGTCGATGACCTCTCGACGATCTGGGCGCGCGTCGACGTCGAAGAAACCGACCTCGGTTCGCTCTATGTCGGCAAGACCGCGCAGGTCCGTTTGCCGACCAATCCGCCCGAGACCTTCACCGGGCGAATCATGGCGATTGGACAGGAGGGCGAGTTCGCGACCGAGCGCGACGTGCGCCGCGGCCGCCAGGATATCCGGACTTTCTACGTCAAGGTGCAGGTGCTTCAACCGGGCGGCGAGCTCAAGCCCGGGATGACGGCCGAGGTGACCTTTCAACGTGGCGATGGAACCCGACTCAGCCGCAATTGA
- a CDS encoding TetR/AcrR family transcriptional regulator has product MLNSSLTSSRPALAAQVSKRERILNAGLRLFAHESYQAVTMDRVAQAASVAKGTLYLYFPSKEELYLGILSDGLESADRLYRQSVDHSTDVRERVRRAIAVSIEFYNERPDLTRLFASEEPRLAEARTRIIQGWRERGLHLYTSLIEEGQRAGVFGSFDPRLAALMVMGAVRSVLLYYGTERSVSEIVRELPDLLLRALDSGRFDSREMLQAG; this is encoded by the coding sequence ATGCTTAACAGCTCTCTCACCAGCTCCCGGCCCGCACTTGCGGCGCAGGTGTCGAAGCGGGAGCGAATTCTCAACGCCGGCCTGAGACTTTTTGCTCACGAGTCTTACCAGGCCGTGACCATGGATCGCGTCGCGCAGGCCGCCAGCGTCGCCAAGGGCACGCTCTACCTTTACTTCCCGTCCAAGGAAGAGCTTTACCTCGGAATTCTGAGCGACGGTCTGGAAAGCGCCGACCGCCTCTATCGCCAGAGCGTCGATCATTCTACCGACGTGCGCGAGCGCGTGCGCCGTGCGATCGCCGTGAGTATCGAGTTCTACAACGAGCGCCCCGATCTCACACGCCTGTTCGCGAGCGAGGAGCCGCGCCTGGCCGAAGCTCGCACGCGGATTATCCAGGGATGGCGCGAGCGCGGACTGCATCTTTACACCTCGCTTATCGAGGAAGGTCAGCGCGCCGGAGTATTCGGTAGTTTCGATCCGCGCCTTGCGGCGCTGATGGTGATGGGCGCGGTGCGTTCAGTCCTGCTCTACTACGGCACCGAACGCTCCGTCTCCGAGATCGTGCGCGAGCTTCCGGACTTGCTGCTGCGCGCGCTCGATTCAGGAAGATTCGACAGCCGCGAGATGCTTCAGGCTGGCTGA
- a CDS encoding enoyl-CoA hydratase/isomerase family protein — protein MGNLVEVSDAGHTRTIKLNRPEKKNALSDALAWGVVQAVEDAAKTDSVWVVAVTGSGDSFCSGLDLSGAERFSPLSAQSAQLDDISWVGQFLLSIRKRCDKPVVGGINGVAVGAGLGLAMATDVRLISRNARLMAGYTRIGGSPDGGLTITLPQAMGYEQALRFMMENRTVGGEEAVALGMAGEVVDDDKFQDRLAAYCESLCQWSPITLRLLKRGMVKSLETSDLEQQLRYELSNIRIAFASEDAKEARTAFFEKRKPAFKGR, from the coding sequence ATGGGAAATCTTGTTGAAGTTTCTGATGCCGGACACACAAGGACTATCAAGCTTAACCGTCCCGAAAAGAAAAACGCTTTGAGCGACGCCCTGGCTTGGGGGGTGGTCCAGGCGGTGGAAGATGCGGCCAAGACCGATAGTGTTTGGGTGGTCGCAGTCACCGGCAGCGGGGATTCATTCTGCTCCGGGCTGGACCTGTCGGGAGCAGAACGCTTTTCACCCCTTTCGGCGCAATCGGCACAACTGGACGACATCAGTTGGGTCGGGCAGTTCCTGCTCTCGATCCGCAAGCGATGCGACAAGCCAGTAGTCGGCGGCATTAACGGGGTCGCAGTGGGCGCGGGCCTGGGATTGGCTATGGCCACTGACGTGCGCCTCATCAGTCGCAACGCCAGGCTGATGGCCGGCTACACTCGCATCGGTGGTTCTCCGGACGGCGGCCTGACCATTACATTGCCGCAGGCGATGGGCTACGAGCAGGCGCTTCGTTTCATGATGGAGAACCGCACGGTCGGCGGCGAAGAAGCGGTGGCGCTGGGCATGGCGGGCGAGGTGGTGGATGACGATAAATTCCAGGACCGGCTCGCAGCGTATTGTGAATCGCTCTGTCAGTGGTCGCCGATCACTTTGCGTTTGCTCAAGCGCGGTATGGTTAAATCCCTGGAAACCAGTGACTTGGAGCAGCAGTTACGCTACGAGCTATCGAATATCCGTATTGCCTTCGCCAGCGAAGACGCCAAAGAGGCCCGCACTGCCTTCTTCGAGAAACGAAAGCCGGCGTTCAAGGGGCGGTGA